DNA from Rhizobacter sp. J219:
CCGAAGCTGCCGTAGAAGCGCCGCAGGTACGACTGCGCCGAGATGCGATTGCCCAAACCCGGAAACCTCTCGGCCGAGAGCCGCAGCACCCGCGCCACCAGCTCGCGGCCGAGCCCGCTGCCACGGCCCGCGGCGGTGGTGACCACGCGGCCTATCGACGGCTCGGCGTACTTCACGCCCGGGTCCACCAGCCGCGCACAGGCCAGCGGCAACTCGTGGCCCGCAGCCCACGCGGCAATGTGAAACGACTGCTCATCGGCCTTGTCGGCGTCCAGGTAAAGACTGTTCTGCTCGATGGCAAACACCGTCTGCCGCGCACGGTACAGGCGCGCCAGTTCGAGGGGCGAGAGATCTTCCAGGCGCGCGATGCGCCACGTGAGGCTCAGGGATGCAACGGGCTGATTCATGTGCCCATCATGCGCATACTCGGGCCCCATTTCAAAAGAGGAGGTTTCCGATGCGCCGCATCCTGCTCGCCCTGGCCGTGGTCGTCGCCGCACTCGCGGCCTACCTGCTGATGTGGCCGGTGCCGGTGCAGCCGGTCGCGTGGGCAGTGCAGGCCTCGCCGGGCTACACCGGCGTGCACACGGCCAACACCCGCCTGGCCGGCCTGCAGACCGTCGACCTCGGCAGCCATCGTGGCCCGGAGCACATCGTGCTGCGCAACGGCTGGCTCTACATCGCCGTCGAAAGCGGCGCCATCCTGCGCATGCGCCCCGACGGCTCGGGCCGCGAGGTCGTGCTGCAGACGGGCGGCCGCCCGCTCGGCTTCGACTTCGATGCGAATGGCGCGCTCGTCATCGCCGACCCGATGGCCGGCCCGCACGGCGGCCTCTACCGCGCCACCGGAAGTGGCGCCAATGCGAAGCTCGAGCTGCTCACCGACCGCGTCGACAACACGCCCATCGCCTATGCCGACGCCGTGGTGGTCGCCAAGAGCGGCAAGGTCTATTTCACCGACGCCAGCCAGCGCTTCGGCGCCAAGGCCTGGGGCGGCACCTTCAACGCGAGCGTGCTCGACATCGTCGAGCACCAGTCCACCGGCCGCCTGCTCGAATACGACCCGGCCACCCAGACAACGCGCGTGATGCTCGCCGACCTGTGCTTCCCCAACGGCGTGGCGCTGTCGGCCGACGAGCAGCACCTCTTCGTCGCCGAGACCGGCGAGTACCGCATCTGGAAGGTCTCGACCGGCGCCGCCAGGCTGAGCGCCAAAGCCCCGCAGGCCGGCGCCAGCGTGCTGATGGACAACCTGCCCGGCTACCCCGACAACCTGATGCGCGGCCACGACGGCCGTGTGTGGATGGGCCTCGTCAAACCTCGCGGTGCCTTCATCGACAACAGCGCCGGCAAGCCCTGGCTGCGGTCGCTCTCGATGCGCTTGCCCAAGGCCCTGTGGCCGGTGCCGCCGGCCTACGGGCACGTGGTCGCGTTCGATGAATCGGGCAAGGTGCTGCTCGACCTGCAGGACCCATCCGGCACCTACCCCGAGACCACCGCCGTCACCGAGAGCGACGACCGGCTCTACATCCAGAGCCTGCACGCCAAGTCGCTCGGCTGGCTCGACAAGAAGAAAGCCGGATTGGAATAGCCCCCCAGTCGCTGCGCTCCTGCCCCCGGGGGGCGCCACCCTGCGGACCGGCAAAGCCGGATCCGCGGGCGTTGCTTGAGGGGGCACGGCGCTTCGCGCGTGCGAAAGTCAGCGCGAAGGGTCAGCGCACCGCCGCGCCGCGCAGCCGCCTCGCGACGAAGCCGACGCCGATCGCCGTCAGCAGCACGCAGGCGACGACCGGCACCAGCAGCTGCTCGGCGCCGACGCTCTCGCCCTTGAGCACCTTGCTCATCAGCGTCTGCTGCGCAAGCGCCGGCACCCACAGGTGCCAGGGCGCTTCGCCGCTCTGGTTGAAGGTGGTGACGAGCGGCAGCAGCGACACCGCGAGCACCACCCCCGTGCTCGCCGCCTGCGCCTCCTTGAAGGTCTTGCAGCGGATCGCCACCGCCATCAGCAGCGCCGACAGCGCCGCGGCAAACGGCAGCAGCACCGCCAGGAACCACAGCGCCTCGACCAGCCCGAACTGGAACATCGCCTGCAGCGTGTCGCTGCGGAGCAGCCACTGCGCCGGCAGGAAGCCCAGGCAGCTCAGCACCGCGATCAGCATCGCCAGCAGCGACACCGCGGCCCACTTGCCGAGCACCAGCGCGGCACGCGGCGCCGGCGTCATCAGCAGGGGCTCCAGCGAGGCGCGCTCGCGCTCGCCGGCCGTCGTGTCGAGCGCCGCGTTGAGCGCGCCATAGAGCACGGCCATCATGATGAAGAAGGGCAGCATCGCGGTGAGCTGCGCCGCCCGCGCCTGCGTGCTCGCGAGGTCGCGTTCCTGCACCGCCAGCGGCGACAGCAGCTCCGGCGACACGCCGCGCAGCATCAGCCCCACCGAGCCGCGCTCGCGCGCATACGCCTGCAGCAGGCGCGACAAGCGCGCCGCGCTCGCCTGCGAGGGCCGGTTGCCGCTGTCGAGCACCACCTCCACCTGCGGTTGTTCGCCGCGCAGCAGCGCCGCCTCGAACCCCGCCGGCACCACCAGCACCGCCTCGTGCAGCTTGGAGCGGCGCAGCAGGTCTTCGTAGCCGCTCGGCGCCGGCTTCACCGTCATGCTCTGCCGCGCGAGGAAGTTGGCCAGGCCCGGCGCATGCTCCAGGCCCACCGCCACCACCTCGCGCCGCTCGGCGCGTTCCTCGAACGACGCCAGCAGGCTCGACAAGGCCACCAGCACCAGCGGCCCGAGCAGCACCGCCGAGATCAGCACCAGCAACAGCGTGCGCCGGTCGCGCAGTGCGTCGACCAGCTCCTTGCGCATCACCACCAGCGCCAGCGCGACGGCCCTCATGCCACCACCTCCGGAAACGCCAGCTTCACGAACGCCTGCTCGAAGTCGCGCTCGCCGGTCTGCGCCAGCAGCTCGTCGACCGTGCCGTGCGCCACCGTGGCGCCATGCGACACCACCACCACCTCGTCGCACAGCCGCTCCACCTCTTGCATGATGTGGGTCGAGAAGACGATGCACTTCGCCCCGCCCTCGGGCGAGCGCAGCCAGCGCAGCGTCTCGCGCAAGGCGCGGGTGGCCACCACGTCGAGGCCGTTGGTCGGCTCGTCGAGCACGATGTGCCGCGGGTCGTGCACCAGCGCGCGGGCGAGCGCCGTCTTCATGCGCTCGCCCTGGCTGAAGCCTTCGGTGCGGCGGTCGAGCAGCGGCGTCATCTCCAGCATCTGGGCGAGCGACTCGGCGCGCGCATTCGCCGCCTCGCGCCCCATGCCGTGCAGGTGGCCGTGGTAGACGATGTTCTCGCGTGCGCTCAGGCGCGGGTAGAGGCCGCGTGCGTCGCTCAACACCCCCATGCGCGCCTGCGCCGCCTGCGGGTCGCGGGCCACGTCGACGTCTTCCACCATGAGGCGTCCCGCGTCGGGCGTCATCAGGCCGGCGAGCATGCGCAGCGTCGTCGTCTTGCCGGCGCCATTGGGGCCGAGGAGGCCGGTGATGCGGCCGTCGGCGGCGGTGAAGCTCACGTTGCGCACGGCCTGCACCGGCGCACCGCGCTTGAAGCGCCAGCCGCTGTGTGCCGCGGCAAACTGCTTGGCCACGCCCTGCACCTCGATCACTTCAGGCTCCCCACCGGCTGGAACGCCGCCGGCCGCGGCACGCCCTGCACGCAGCGGGTGTCGAGCGCGAGCGCAGCGCTCTCGTCGGCGGCGTCGATGAAACGCGTCAGCAGCTCGGGCGCACAGCCCACGCCCAGCACACCGTGGCCGGCGTTCGGCACCACCACGTGGCGGGCCTTCGGCCCGAGCGCCTGCGCCACCCGCTCGCCATGGCGAGGTGGCGTGGCCGGGTCAAGCCCGCCGCTCAGCAGCAACGCCGCCGCGGGGCTCGTGCCCAACTGATAGAAGGCCGCGGGCAGCTCGCCGCGCG
Protein-coding regions in this window:
- a CDS encoding GNAT family N-acetyltransferase; protein product: MNQPVASLSLTWRIARLEDLSPLELARLYRARQTVFAIEQNSLYLDADKADEQSFHIAAWAAGHELPLACARLVDPGVKYAEPSIGRVVTTAAGRGSGLGRELVARVLRLSAERFPGLGNRISAQSYLRRFYGSFGFEAVGEDYLEDGIPHIEMVLPAQAPARQ
- a CDS encoding SMP-30/gluconolactonase/LRE family protein encodes the protein MRRILLALAVVVAALAAYLLMWPVPVQPVAWAVQASPGYTGVHTANTRLAGLQTVDLGSHRGPEHIVLRNGWLYIAVESGAILRMRPDGSGREVVLQTGGRPLGFDFDANGALVIADPMAGPHGGLYRATGSGANAKLELLTDRVDNTPIAYADAVVVAKSGKVYFTDASQRFGAKAWGGTFNASVLDIVEHQSTGRLLEYDPATQTTRVMLADLCFPNGVALSADEQHLFVAETGEYRIWKVSTGAARLSAKAPQAGASVLMDNLPGYPDNLMRGHDGRVWMGLVKPRGAFIDNSAGKPWLRSLSMRLPKALWPVPPAYGHVVAFDESGKVLLDLQDPSGTYPETTAVTESDDRLYIQSLHAKSLGWLDKKKAGLE
- a CDS encoding ABC transporter permease, which translates into the protein MRAVALALVVMRKELVDALRDRRTLLLVLISAVLLGPLVLVALSSLLASFEERAERREVVAVGLEHAPGLANFLARQSMTVKPAPSGYEDLLRRSKLHEAVLVVPAGFEAALLRGEQPQVEVVLDSGNRPSQASAARLSRLLQAYARERGSVGLMLRGVSPELLSPLAVQERDLASTQARAAQLTAMLPFFIMMAVLYGALNAALDTTAGERERASLEPLLMTPAPRAALVLGKWAAVSLLAMLIAVLSCLGFLPAQWLLRSDTLQAMFQFGLVEALWFLAVLLPFAAALSALLMAVAIRCKTFKEAQAASTGVVLAVSLLPLVTTFNQSGEAPWHLWVPALAQQTLMSKVLKGESVGAEQLLVPVVACVLLTAIGVGFVARRLRGAAVR
- a CDS encoding ATP-binding cassette domain-containing protein, with product MIEVQGVAKQFAAAHSGWRFKRGAPVQAVRNVSFTAADGRITGLLGPNGAGKTTTLRMLAGLMTPDAGRLMVEDVDVARDPQAAQARMGVLSDARGLYPRLSARENIVYHGHLHGMGREAANARAESLAQMLEMTPLLDRRTEGFSQGERMKTALARALVHDPRHIVLDEPTNGLDVVATRALRETLRWLRSPEGGAKCIVFSTHIMQEVERLCDEVVVVSHGATVAHGTVDELLAQTGERDFEQAFVKLAFPEVVA